The Entelurus aequoreus isolate RoL-2023_Sb linkage group LG08, RoL_Eaeq_v1.1, whole genome shotgun sequence genome segment gcatttATCATGTCAGctcattttaaatgttgcaaaaatgtattttattactaAGTGTAGTAAAGTGACGTACTTCTTATAATGCTCAACTCAAACTTTTTAATGAAGCCcagcacacagatacaacatacaCAGCTGTTAGCTCTACTGCTGTCAAAACACTGCTGGCCCCGTTGCCTAGGACCGCGCCTGAACCCCTAGTGGTGGTCACGGTGCTGCCTGAACAAAAAGGCACATTAACATTACAACATTCCCTCCACCCATAGTCCAGTCAAATATTCATACTCCCCTCTTAGTGTAATACACAACCCCCAGAAATCACTGAGTCTGTATGAGAACATAGTCCTTAAGATATGATGGAGGTTTCCTTTGGCGAGCGGTGTCCCTGACTCCCACTTCTGCATCCTGTGCTTGATCACCTGGTTCCTGCTCATCGGGTTCCTGATCAACTAGTTCCTGATCAACTAGTTCCTGATCAACTGCTCCTGGTGGTGCTGAATGGAAATCCTCTGGAAAACTGTCCTCTGATGTGTCACGAAGACTTTCCTTCTGATCATAACGTGGACGGATCTGATCCTGATGTCTTCTCACCAGCTTGCCATCTTGAGTGTTTGCTGTCCAAGACACTGGACCAGTCCTCTCCACGAGTCTCGCCTGAATCCATTTCTGGCCCGCATATCCTCGTATGTATACAGCCTCACAGTCTTTGAACACTCGGTCCCTGGCCCTTTTGTCAtggttctgtttttgttttgccTGGTTTGAGCCCACTTTGTCTGACAGTGCTGGCATGTCCAGCTGCGTTCGCAATCTCCTGTTCATTAGCAGCTCCGCAGGCGTAATGCCGGTTGTAGTCTGAGGGGTTGATCTGTATTTAAACAGGAACCTAGACACCTTTGTTTCcacacctccctcccccatcttCTTGATGGCTTCCCTGAAGACCCGTACAGCGAGCTCCGCACAGCCATTTGAGGACGGGTGGTATGGGGCTGTTGTCACATGTTTTACGCCATTTTTTCTGAGGAAATTTTCAAACTCTGCACTGACCAGACTTGGCTCATTGTCTGTAACCAGACTTGCTGGGATGCCATGAGTGGCAAATATGCTTCTCAATTTCTCAATAGTTATTGAGGAGTTTATGGACTGCATTGGGATGATTTCCATCCATTTGGAGTAAGCATCGATgacaatcaaaaacatttttcccAGAATGGGCCCGCAAAAATCCAAATGTAGTCTCATCCATGGCTGATTTGGCCACTCCCAGGGATGCAGCGGCGCGGCCGGAGGTGTGGCCTGGTTAGCTTGACATGTATGACATCTGCGTACTGCTGCCTCCAACTCCTCATCCATGTCGGGCCACCACACGTAACTCCGGGCTAGGGATTTCATCCTTGAGACCCCTGGATGAGCTGCATGTAGCTCTTCCGTCATTACCTGCCGACCCCGAGGTGGTATTACCACCCTTGTCCCCCACAGAAGGCAGCCATCTTCCACACTCAGCTCATGCTGTCTTTTCATATACGGCTTCACTCATGGATCAGCACATACCTTGGGCCAGGAACCATGTAACAGCCATTGTTGCACTCTGGACAATATTGGATTTCGTCTGGTCCAGTCCCGGATCTGCTTGGCTTGCAATGGTGTGCCATTCATGTGTTCCATCAGCATTATTACCTCTTCCTCGCGTGGTGTACTGCTGGGCATGACTGGTAATGGGAGTCGGCTTAAGGCATCAGCGTTCCCATGTTTCGAGCCTTCCTTGTATTCTAAGGTGTATTCATAAGCTGCCAAAAGCAAGGCCCACCTCTGCATTCTGGCTGCCGCCAACTGTGGAATGCTTTTGCTCTCACCCAAAAGACCCAGCAGCAGTTTGTGATCTGTGACGATGGTGCAGTGCTTGCCGAAAAGGTATTGATGAAATTTTTTTAGGCCAAACATGATGGCTAGTGCCTCCTTTTCCAATTGAGAGTAACCCCTCTCAGCCACTGTTAGTGAACGGGACATGTATCCAATGGGCTTCTCTGAACCATCTGGGAAGCGGTGAGATAGAACGGCCCCCACACCGTATGGCGAAGCATCACAGGCCAAATAAAGTGGCTTTCCGTCATCAAAGTGTATCAATAGTTTATCAGATTGGAGACACTTTTTTGCTGCCTCGAATGCTGATTCGCCGTCCATTTCCACGTATTTCCCTTTCTCAACAGTTCGTGTAAAGGCTCCAAGATGGTGGATATGTTTGGCAAGAATCTGTGATAGTAATTTAGCATTCCAAGGAACGATTTCAACTGTGTCTGGTCAGTTGGCTGAGGAGCATTTACGATGGCTTCAACTTTATCCGCCACTGGATGGATGTCGTTGCAGTTAATTTTGTAACCGAGATACACTACCTCGGGTGCCATGAACACACATTTGTGTCGTTGCAAGCGAAGGCCTGCAGCTGCAATTCTTTCAAGCACCTCTCCGAGATTTTTTAAATGGCTAGCATCATCCTTCCCTGTCACTAAGATGCCGTCCACTCTCACCACTACTTGAGGCAGTCCTTGCAATAGACCATCCATGGTGCGCTGGAAAATGCCTGGTGCCGAAGACACTCCATACGGCAATCTTGTGTACTGGTATAGTCCTCGATGTGTGTTTATTGTTGTGAACTTCTTTGAGTCCTCATCTAACCTGAGTTGCTGGTAGGCTTGAGACATGTCCAGTTTGGTAAATTTGTGTCCAACTCCTAATACTGCTAACAAGTCCTCTGTTTTCGGGATTGGGTAGTTATCTAATTTTGACACTGGGTTTACTGTGACTTTATAGTCCCCACAGATTCTAGTTGTTTTGTCCGGTTTTATGACGGGCACAATGGGGGCGGCCCACGGGTTCAAGAATGCCTTCCTTCTCCAGCCTTACTAATTCAGCCTCAACTTTGTCTTTTAGTGCATATGGCAGTGGTCGAGCTTTGAAATATCTTGGCTTGGCATCTCGCTCAACATAGATTTTTGCTGAGGCCCCGACTAACGTGCCCAGTTCCTTCTTAAAAACATCCTCATGTCTCGTGAGTAGCTCATCTAAGTCCTGCTGCATACATAACCTCAGGCTAAATACAGTGCTCCAAtctattttaattgttttcaacCAATTTTTGCCCATGAGATTTGGGCCCTCTCCCTTTACCACCAGTAATGGTAATTGTTTAGCCTGCCCTCTGTAGTTGACTTGCACTTGCAGTTTCCCTATCACTCCCACCTTGTCTTTGGTGTAGGTGTATAGTTTCACATGTGTGTGTTGGAGTCTTCCTCCCCCCATCTTTTGGTACGTGTCCTCAGTAATTATCGTCATGCCTGCTCCAGTGTCAATTTCAAATTCAACGTCATGTCCATTTATTTGTATGTGCTCATTGTATGGTTCCACTTTCTCCTCCATAGTCAGGTTATAGAGTGTGTGTGCATATTCTACATTTTCAGTCTCATTTCCCAACCTGTAAGTTGCACCTGATGTTGGTCCTTCAGGTTTCCTTATCTGCCTGGCACTGCGACATTTTCTGGCCAAGTGCCCCCTCTTGTGGCAATTGTGGCAAATTGCATCAATGAACCGGCAGTCTGTCGGCCCATGACTACCACCGCACCTGAAACAGCCACTCAGTGGGACGCGCCGATCTGCTCCTAGCTGGACTTTGTGGACCGTTCCTTCTGCCCCAGTTAGTTGCAAGTCAGGTCCTTGGATGCTGTTTCCATCGATGTGGCCATGTCAATGGCCCGTGCCAGAGTCAATTTGTCATCATCCTCAGACAACAAACGACGTTGGATGTGATCCTCGTTGATACCACACACTAGTCTGTCTCTAAGCATGTCATCTAATGCAGTTCCAAATTTGCAATGTTCCGTGAGCCTCCTTAGCTCCGCAACAAACGAAGAAACAGACTGACCTTGTTTTCTCAATTTGGAATGAAATTTGAATCGTTCCACAATCAAACTGGGTTTTGGCGCAAAGTGATCCGTTAATTTCTGAAGCATCTCCGTTAATGTCATGTCTGTATCCGCCAGCTTACCGGGCTGGCACAAATCCCGCAACACTGCATATACTTTGGCGCCACACGAACTCAGGAAAATTGCATTCTGTTGTCCTTCGTCTGTGATTTTGTTAGCCACGAAGTAAAAATCCAGTCGTTCAGCATACTGTTGCCAATCATCCGTAGCTTGGTCAAACTCCGTTAAATTTccaaacaacgccattgaagtctTGATTTATCCTCGTCGCCAATGTAGTAAAGTGACGTACTTCTTATAATGCTCAACTCGAACTTTTTAATGAAGCCcagcacacagatacaacatacaCAGCTGTTAGCTCTACTGCTGTCAAAACACTGCTGGCCCCGTTGCCTAGGACCCCGCCTGAACCCCTAGTGGTGGTCACGGTGCTGCCTGAACAAAAAGGCACATTAACATTACAACACTAAGAACAATTGatatttatcaacacacacaaaggtaccgaaaattggtaccactGAGTACCGGTATAGATTCCTGggtactgggaattggtactgtatcagttatgataaattataaatgggttatgcttgtatagcgcttttctaccttcaaggtactcaaagcgctttgacagtatttccacatttacccattcacacacacattcacacactgatggcgggagctgccatgcaaggcgctaaccagcagccatcagaggcaaagggtgaagtgtcttgcccaaggacacaacggacgtgactaggaaggtagaaggtgggaattgaaccccagtaaccagcaacactccgattgctggcacagccactctaccaacttcgccacgccgtccccttcaaGTTCAAATGCCAATCCCGAGTGCTGATACTCTTTGTGCTGGAAAATAGATACGTTCGTACGTAATGCACCATTTTTGACTAAATTGCTGTCATATCAGTTTGATTTATGGTATAATTAGGATTGTGTGGTGAATAGATTGATACAAatgcttgtttgttttttgtcagaGCAGACGTTTGCCTCTGAGGCTTTTGCCTGTACTGTCACTTTGGATTTATTCCCCGTCCTGCAgtccaaatgtgtgtgtgtgtgtgtgtgtgtgcgtgcgtgtgtgtgtgtgtgtgtgtgtgtgtgtgtgtgtgtgtgtgtgtgtgtgtgtgtgtgtgtgtgtgtgtgtgtgtgtgtgtgtgtgtgtgtgtgtgtgtgtgtgtgtgtgtgtgtgtgtgtgtgtgtgtgtgtgtgtgtgtgacgtccCTTGATTCAGTGTGTCTGACACCCTTGGCCACACTGGACGTTTTATGTGCGCTTCATCAGTGTGCTCACTTTTAGTTTCACTTGCTTTGAATGTCGACACAACAATAAGTAGTAGAGGTGTCAATATTTGGGCATCTAACGATTCGATCCAACTCTGATTActggggtgacgattccattCACAATCGATTCccaatttaacacgattctcgattcaaaccaatcctctaaactttttcaaaacaggttacagattAGAAAACCTCCTTCTGGTTGCTTGGAGAtggctttaaaatgtatttttaaaaacacattttttataaatttttgaaaatgattaatcgATTTAGAGACAGAATGAATAAAAATcgagatttggatgtgaatcgattttttgtgtgtgttgtctCGCTCCGCTAGCATCAACAATGCAGCAAAACTGAGAACATGTGAGTCAAAAAACATTTAGTTCAGGGGTTCTTAAACCTTttggacctcagggcccaacttttccactacagaggggacaAGACCCACTTAAATGTTAACTCTGAAGTAGTAATCGTATTCTTGATTTTAATCTCCAATATTTTCAATAATTAAATCTaacacatatatcatatatatgtgttagatttctatatttatatataacaacatatatatatatatatatatatatatatatatatatatatatatatatatatatatatatatatatatatatatatatatatatatatatatatatatatatatatatatatatatatactgtatatatatatatatatatatatatatatatatatatatatatatatatatatataatctaaccTGTTAAACTtggttagatatatatatatatatatatatatatatatatatatatatatatatatatatatatatatatatatatatatatatatatatatatatatacaaaccccgtttccatatgagttgggaagttgtgttagatgtaaatataaacggagtacaatgatttgcaaatcattttcaacccatattcagttgaatatgttacaaagacaacatatttgatgttgaaattgataaacttttttttttttgcaaataatcattaactttataatttgatgccagcaacacatgtcaaagaagttgggaaaggtggcaataaatactgataaagttgaggaatgctcatcaaacacttatttggaacgtcccacaggtgaacaggcaaattgggaacaggtgggtgccatgattgggtataaaagtagattccatgaaatgctcagtcattcacaaacaaggatggggcgagggtcaccactttgtcaacaaatgcgtgagcaaattgttgaacagtttaagaaaaacctttctcaaccagctattgcaaggaattttgggatttcaccatctacggtccgtaatatcatcaaaaggttcagagaatctggagaaatcactgcacgtaagcagctaagcccgtgaccttcgatgcctcaggctgtactgcatcaacaagcgacatcagtgtgtaaaggatatcaccacgtgggctcaggaacacttcagaaacccactgtcagtaactacagttggtcgctacatctgtaagtgcaagttaaaactctcctatgcaaggcaaaaaccgtttatcaacaacacccagaaacgccttcggcttcgctgggcctgagctcatctaagatggactgatacaaaatggaaaagtgttctgtggtctgacgagtccacatttcaaattgtttttggaaactgtggatgtcgtgtcctccagaacaaagaggaagtgaagtgaagtgaagtgaattacatttatatagcgctttttctcaagtgactcaaagcgctttacatagtgaaacccaatatctaatttacattcaaaccagtgtgggtggcactgggagcaggtgggtaaagtgtcttgcccaaggacacaacggcagtgactaggatggcggaagcggggatcgaacctacaaccctcaagttgctggcacggccgctctaccaaccgagctataccgccccaggaaaagaaccatccggattgttataggcgcaaagttgaaaagccagcatctgtgatggtatgggggtgtattagtgcccaagacatgggtaacttacacatctgtgaaggcgccattaatgctgaaaggtacatacaggttttggagcaacatatgttgccatccaagcaacgttaccatttaCGCCCCTgcctatttcagcaagacaatgccattcatagtaaaagagtgcgggtactagactggcctgcctgtagtccagacctgtctcccattgaaaatgtgtggcgcattatgaaacctaaaataccacaacagagacccccggactgttgaacaacttaagctgtacatcaagcaagaatgggaaagaattccacctgagaagcttaaaaaatgtgtctcctcagttcccaaacgtttactgagtgttgttaaaaggaaaggccatgtaacacagtggtgaacatgccctttcccaactactttggtatgtgttgcagccatgaaattctaagttaattattatttgcaaaaaaaaaataaagtttatgagtttgaacatcaaatatcttgtctttgtagtgcattcaattgaatatgggtggaaaattatttgcaaatcattgtattacgtttatatttacatataacacaatttcccaactcatatggaaacggggtttgtatatatgtaaccAAGTTTAACAATTAAACTTggttagagatatatatatgtatatatatatatatatatatatatatatatatatatatatatatatatatatatatatatatatatatatatatgtatatatatatatatatatatatatatatatatatatatatatatatatatatatatatatatatatatatatatatatatatatatatatatatatttatatataaccaAGTTTAACAGGGTAAACCTTGTCTAaatatatgaaagcatgtgtaaaTCACAAAGACTATTATCAAAgttttggtcaggctgattacaaacatAAATACTAATCAGATATACTGCAAAATGGACtcgtaaaaatgtttaaataaatgtacatacaattacgctGTGCTTAAATTAGTAAATTCTTActaaattaataacaaataatggtaacaatttagtatggggaacattaaTTCAccacttattaaagtaacaaagatttattttagagttatttggacactcggggaacatataagggttagggttagggttagggttagggttagggttagggttaaggttagggttactaataagcaataattttgaggttattgagggaacactcttagttaatggcttactggttgtataataagtccatgcagaataaggcattgattagtacttaataatgactaattaagagccaatatgttactaatttgcatgttaataaactaattaatggtgattatgtgttccccatactaaagtgttacccaaataataataatatatatgttttattacataaactgtcaataacactTTATGACCATCATTGTCCATTGAGAGAATATAAGCAAAATACTAAAAAGAGGGAGAAACCATGGATAACAGGGGGTTTAGTAAaagcctgtacaaaaaaaaaaaggctttacaaGGAATTTATTAAGCATCGAACAACAGAAAATGAGGataaatataaaaagtataaaaacagattgacatgtatcatgaggctgcaacaaaaaaactattatgaacaattgctgcataaacataaaaataatatcattgaaacctggaatgtgcttaatacaatgattaaaaaatctagcaaaaaggattttacagcttatctggtaaaagatgacaactcaattattgaaaatatagaagaaatagcggaggaattcaataagttttttgtgaatgttggcccaaatttggcaaaaaatataaattttaatatgaatgatgagaaaaagttaaagcgtgtatctgacattaaaaattcaatgtttcttggcggagtttgtgaaagtgatgtgttagaagtggtcagaaagtttaaaaacaaaaaatctgtcgatggtaacaacgtggatatgtcactcgttaaagaagtggtggattgtgtcctgaagccgtttacttatatatgtaataaatctttatcaactggaacttttcctgacaaaatgaaaattgctaaagttattccaatttataaaaatggtgataaacacatggtctcaaattatagacctgtgtctctactacctcaatttgcaaaaattcttgagaaattatttgtaaatagacttgatCAGTTCATTGACAAACATGAGCTACTGAATGATCAGCAGTATGGGTTCAGGAGTAATCGATCTACATCCCTAgcagtgatggactttgtagaaaacgtagctacagcaatagaaaagaaacaacacaccgttggagtatttattgacttatgtaaagcttttgacacaatcgatcattccttacttctgcaaaaattggaaaactatggcataagaggtgtttcacaacagtggttaagtagttatttaagcaatagatctcaatatgtggaaattaataagactaaatcccagccaagaagagtaacttgtggggtgccacaaggctcggtattgggacctaagttatttatactatatttaaatgatatttgttcagtgtctaataaattgaaatttattatgtttgcagatgatacaaatgtatattgttcaggagaagacttgaaggaagtgttgaggataatagaggttgagttgattcagctaaaaaaatggtttgatattaataagttatcattaaatgataagaaaactaagtttatggtgtttagtggtgcaaggacaaactgtgaagcaaaattaaaattaaatcaagtggaaattgatagagtatatgaaactaaattcttgggaataataattgatcataaattatgttggaaaccgcatattgaatatataaagggaaaaatatccaaatccattgctattctttataaagtaaaacacatgctgaataagaaatgtttgcatatgttatattattcttttatttttccatatttaacatattgtgttgaagtttggggaaatgtttataaaacaaacgtagacccaataattaaacttcaaaaaagggtcattagaataatacacaaagcgtgctactatgaacataccaatccattatttataagttctaatgtgttaaaattttcagatattgtgtttttaaaaacaatggaaattatgtttcgagtaaagaacaacagccttccagcttgtattcttaggttatttcaattaagaggagtaaactataatttacgggggatattggttttcgaaatatgtaaagcaagaacaaatacaaaatacaaatgtatttcagttttaggagttaaatggtggaacaagctcagtgatgagttgaagacatgtacttctttgttaaggtttaagaaaacattgaaaggtgaaataattgaaaattataaaatatagcaacgattactttcatcccattgattttttttttttctttttaatgttgatgttccaggtaatcttattttcagtgaaggtataggataggcaaatataagccttggcttcagcctattcctttttcggtcatgcttttttcttttcttttcttttctttttgtgtgtaaatgtgtatgattgttatatatgtataatttgtactgtactgtcacacaaaatggttaatggttgatcatatgaccgaaataaacttatttcattcatttcatttcattcaataaaattatattgcgaatcataatttttgcgcttaagaaccttaaattaaattcaattttatttggaacattttaaaacttgtctatgactttagctctagactgtttttgttcatttgatattgtcattactgccacaaattTTAATACAATtaacccattcctgggtggatctcgcgtgagaagaAGGGGGGGCGTGGGGGTGaatcattttgcaatgttgtttgctgaaaataatggaaagtgccactcaacATATCAATTGGCtctgtggtcaaagttgaaattgccacaaaacacatttaaaagtaTTCAACACTCCACTGCCGCCTGGCGGGTAAAGTGGATAGGGCCCCcttcaatttgtcacgtttcaagtGTCAGGCGAACCGTGACGAATGAGTCCCCCTCCTACTGTAAAGCTGTCGCGGCACCATCTGATGCTCTTTCCGAGGACTTTGCAGACCACTTCAGAACCAAGATCAGATGCACGAGTTCTATCTGTTAGTACACCTGATCTTTGACGTCTGTTGTCCTTGCCTGAAGAAACACATGAGAGAAGAATCCCACCTTGCCCGTCAAAATCTCCCTAAAcatgtctcatttgtttgtgctgccaaTATTTTTGGTCAAACTATGATCATCtttaagttattaatgttttgtgattcacctgtgtgaagttggcccacCCACCTCGTCCAAAtcgccccaaacttgtcccaatcgtttgtgctacatttgtgctacaAAAATTTTGGGTTTTGCCCTTACAATTCTTGAGGTACTAACGTTTAACATtttcttatgttattaacgtgta includes the following:
- the LOC133655270 gene encoding uncharacterized protein K02A2.6-like, giving the protein MKRQHELSVEDGCLLWGTRVVIPPRGRQVMTEELHAAHPGVSRMKSLARSYVWWPDMDEELEAAVRRCHTCQANQATPPAAPLHPWEWPNQPWMRLHLDFCGPILGKMFLIVIDAYSKWMEIIPMQSINSSITIEKLRSIFATHGIPASLVTDNEPSLVSAEFENFLRKNGVKHVTTAPYHPSSNGCAELAVRVFREAIKKMGEGGVETKVSRFLFKYRSTPQTTTGITPAELLMNRRLRTQLDMPALSDKVGSNQAKQKQNHDKRARDRVFKDCEAVYIRGYAGQKWIQARLVERTGPVSWTANTQDGKLVRRHQDQIRPRYDQKESLRDTSEDSFPEDFHSAPPGAVDQELVDQELVDQEPDEQEPGDQAQDAEVGVRDTARQRKPPSYLKDYVLIQTQ